From the Halobacterium zhouii genome, the window CATGGTCTACTTCACTGGAATCGGTCATAGGGAACTGTGGAAACGGACAGCGGGGATGCGCGGAATCGCAGTTGTTGGAACGGCTGTTCTCTGGAAACCGTGTTCGGCAGTCCGCGTACACCACGTCCCGCCTCGTCGTCATACATTCGAAGGAGCGCGAGACGGTTAAGGACCGGGGCTCCTGACCAGCTCTCTTGTTTCTCTCCCACACAACTACTCGGCGTAGACCCGTTCCTTGGCATCGTTCTGCTGACTCGGGAACGATTCGAATCTAGACCTTCGAGAGAATTGTAATATCCCCCCAATACACATGATTCGAACGGTGGAATCCCAGGTAGAACGTGCGTGAGACTGGATTTGAATCGGTGAAGCCTCACTCACGCTCGTCTTCCGTGCTTCAAATCCTCCGCATTTCACGTCTCGCTACGCTCGCCGGAAATGCGCGGGACCGGATTTGAACCGGAAGAAGAAATGCTCGCTCGCCCCGTTCGCTGCGCGTTCCTTCCAGAGTTCAAACCGGCCCTGCTCCTTCGCTCCCTTCGGTCGCTCAGTGCGCGGGACCGGATTTGAACCGGCGGACCTCTACAGGACAGCGTCCTAAGCGCTGCGCCGTTTCCTGGCTTGGCTACCCGCGCGCACCACAGTCTATCCGAGGGACACAAATGAGATTTCCGTTCCGCCCCGCCCGGCGAACCCGCCGAACCGGGAGTGCCAGCGAAGATTTACGTTCGTGAGGACTAACCCACGACCATGTACCGTGCCGGAGACGAAGTGGACCAGCGGGCGTGGCTAGACGAACTCGAGGGCATCGCGGACAGCCTCGAGTTGAACGCGGAAGCGCGCTCGACCGCCAAAGACCTCTTCCTGTCCGCGGTGCCCGAGGAGGACCGGTCGAAAGCCGCGGCGGTCGCGGCGAGCGTGTACGCCGGCGCGCTCATCGCTGGCGACCAGCACTCCCAGACCGCGGTCGCGGACGCCGCTGGCGTCTCGCGACTCTCGATCCAGACGCGCTGGAAGGAGTTACTCGAGGAAGCAGGGTTCCGCGCGCCGTCCTGGTAGGCGTCGACGGCGACAGGGTCTGTTACCTGACGACTGAACCGTACCCCGGCAACCGAACCGTCACCGACCGTCGCGGTCGGGCGTGAGGTTTCCGTGCTCGTCGATCTCGCCCTGGACGATGCGCGTCGAGGAGATGATGTCGCCGTCCCCCGCACGGACGTGCTCGACCACGACGATGTCGAGGGAGTCGAGGCCGCGCTCCGCGCGGAGGTCGTTGATGTGCTCGCCAGTCTCCCTGGTCTCCGGCGAGACCACGAGCGCGTCGAACTTCGGTTCGGTGGCGATGCCAGTGGGTTCGTCGAGTCGCCGCACGTCGAACTCGCGGTCGTACTCGGACGCGAACGCCGCGAGTTCGGCTTCGAGATCTCGTTTCCGTTCGTCGAACGAGCGGACGACGCGGTCGACGTGCCGCGTCGCCGGCGCCAACTCGTCGCTCGTCAATCCGACCGTGACGTCACCGAGTTCGAACGCGCGTTCGAACAGTTTCCGGTGCCCGTCGTGGACCGGGTCGAACGTGCCACCGAGAGCGACGTCCATGCGCCAGCGGAGACGCCGCGCTCGTTTAGCAGTTGGGATTACGTACCGGCCGTCTCGTCGCCGTCTGCCTGTCCGGTCTCGCTACTGTCCGCCTGCTCGTCCTCACCACTGGCTGACTGCTCGTCACCGCTCGCTTCCTCGTCGTCTCCGCTCTGTTCGTCTGCGTCGGCGTCGCCGACGTCGAGTTCCGCCTCGACGTCCGCCGTCGAGTCACCGGCGTCGACCTCGGCCCCGACACTGCCCTCGAGTTCAGCCCCGTCGCCGGTGACGTCCGCTTCGGCCTCCACGTCGGTGTCCACCTCGGCCTCCGCGTCGCCGACCTCGGCCTGGACGTCCGTCCCGTCCTCGACTTCGATGTGAACGGGTTCGGCGGTCGTCTCCTCGCCGTTCCCCAGGTGGGAGTCGAGGTTGACGACCGTGTTCAGTTCGTTCTGCACGCGACCGACGACGCCGCTGACGAGGTCACTCGGCGCGATGGCGGTGTACTCGTAGGGGTTGTTGCCCGCGCCCTCGCTCTGTCGTTTCCGGCGTTCGACGGTCTCCTCGTCGGCGAGTTCAGCGAGCGCCTCCCGGACCGTCGACGGGTAGAGGCCGGTGCCGTCGGCCACCTCCTCGCTCGTGCTCCAGGGCTCCCGTCGGAGGTAGACGAAGATGCGTGCGCGCGTCTCCGTGTCGAGCACCCACGAGAGGATGTCGACGACTCGCTGGTCGAAGCCCGCGACTGCGCGTTCCTTCTCCTCTCCCAGTCGGTCTCGCGCCGACCGTCTCTCCGTTCCGTCGTCGTCGTCCGAAGGCTCCTCAGACATGCGTCGTCTCATCTGCGACAAAAGCGTCACGCGAGAAAAAACCCTTCGGCGGAACGACAGAGTCTCCCACCACTACCGGCAACGCGTCACGGCACCGCGGGCTTGTAGCGCATCGCGAACTCGCAGCGCACCACGAACTCCAAGCACCACGAACTCCAAGCACCACGAACCCGCGCAGTCCCTCACAGCACCAGCGACTCGTAGAGCGCTCTCGCCCCCTCCTCCTCGCGGAGTCGTCGCTGGCGAGTCGCGCCCGACTCGGCATCGTACACCTCCCGGATTCCGGACACGCCCAGGCGGTCACACTCCCGCTCGACCACGTCGCCCAGCGAGACGGATCCCTCGCCGTTCCGGTCGACGAACGACGCGTCGTGCCCGTACCGGATCGCCTGCCACTTGTTCCCGTCGAGCACCTCGCGCCGTAGTCCGTTCCCGGATCCGCCGTCCTCGTAGCGCTCCGCCAGGTCGACGACGAGCGCGTGCGTGTACTCGACGAACGCCTCGACGACCGCCGGGTCGGCCTGCCCGTCCGGCGCGCGCAACTCGACGGTCCCGTGTTCCGTGTGCGGGCGCACGTCGAACCAGAGCTCCCCACGGTCGGCGATGGAGCCGTTCTCCACCAGCAGGCGCTCGAACGACTCGAACGCCTCGAAGGAGTCGAACGCCGTCGGCATCCCCGTGTTCGGCAACCCCTCGAATATCTTCGCTCGGGCAGACGCCAGCCCCGTGTCGTGCCCGTCCCAGAACGGCGAGTTCGCGGACAGCGCCAGCATCACCGGGACGTACCAACGCAACTCGTTTGCCACCCACACCGCCTTGTCAGCGTCGTCGACACCGACGTGAACGTGCAGTCCCGCGGTCGTGTTCCGGTGCTGGGGGTACTGGATTCGGTCCAACTGACTCCGGTACCGGGGCTTCTCGGCGTGCTCCTGTTCGCGCCACCGCGCGGCCGGATGGAGGCCCGCGCCAGCGATACGGTAGCCCTGTGACTCGGCGTGCTCGACCAGCGCGTCACGCACCTCCCGGACCGCCGCCGACACCTCGCCCGGACCGGAGAGCTTCGGCGTCTGGGTCTCCACGACGAACTTGAACAGTTCGTGGTCGAGTCGGCCGGAGAGCACGCCCGACGGCGGAGACTCGTACACCAACTCGTCGGTTCCCGCCGTCGGAACGCCCTCGCCGTCGACGACGAAGAACTCCTCCTCGACGCCGAGCGTCCCCAACTCGGTGAACCGGTCCGACGAACCCGCGTCCATACTCGCCCGTTCGTTTTCCCGCCGCGCGTAAATAGTTCTGGAAGTCGGCGGACTGGCGTGGTTTGTTCTCGTAGAGGATGCCAACGTGCGTGTTCTTGGTTCCGTCACCAGCCAAAAAGCATCAGACGACACGTCCACATCTGCAAACACCCAGAAAGCCCCGGCGCGTTCGCGGTCGCTCGCTGGCATATCTGCTCACTGTGTTCGCAGATAGCGGCCAGCGAACCGACCACGCAAGCGCGAACGCGCCGCCCCTTTCAGTCCCGCCCTGCCAGTTAACCAACCAGTTTGAGGGGGACTGAAAGGGGCGGTAAGCTACGGGAAGCACGACGACGCAAGCACCGCAAGCCGAAGGCTGAGGAGCGCAGCGAGGCGCGCGACCGTAGCTTACCGGGGCTTTCTGGGTGTCTGCGAAAGCAGTTCTGTTCCGATCAAGAGCGTCTAAGCCGCAAACCGAAGCGATTCCGTCCTACAGGGGCGTCGCGACCACAGCCAGGTGGTCGTCGTGGAAGGGTTCCAGGCGCTCGGTCGCGAGCACTTCGTAGCCCTCGCGGAGTGTGTCCAGCGCGTCCGCGAACACGGCCTCCGGGTCCCGGGTCACGTCCTCGCTGCGGGCCTTGATGGCAGCGACGAGTCGCCCGTCGTCCGCGAGGAACTGGCGGTTGGCGAGCGCCACGTCGGCCTGCCCGCGCGTCGCGACGTCCTGGACGATAGCGTCGAGGCCGCTCTCGACGACGTGGGCGTACGTCTCGGGCTTCCGGGCGTCCTTCAGTAGCGGGAAGAGATTCTGGCGATCCTCGGCGACGTCGAGCAGGTCGCGGGTCGAGCGCGGCGCGAACTCCACGGCGTACGTCGGGCCCGCGAAGTCAGCGACGTGGCTCACGGTCGTGCCGTTCGCCGCGCCGAGGTAGAGCACGCTGTCGCCGCCCGCGAGTCCCGTATCGACGCCGAGTTCGAGCGTCGCACCGAGTTTCGAGCGGTCGGGGTTCCAGCGCCGCCAGCCCTCGACGACGGGTTCGCCGTACACCGGGTCGCCGCGCGTCGCGAGCGACTGCGCGTCCGCCTCGTCGCCGTCTCCCTCGAAGTCGCGCCGCTCGACGCCGTCGGGCAGACTCATTCGTTCTCACGCTCCTGAATGGTCGCGATGCGCTCGTCCAACTCCTCGCCGAGTTCGGGCCGCAGGTCCCCCGAGTAGTGGTCGATGCGCGCCGCGATGGAGAGTTTTCCGGCGAGCGCGCGCGCGGCCGACCCCCGCTGGTCCGGGTGCGTGCCGTGAACGTACTCGTGGGTGTAGATGACGCCGTGCTTCGGGGAGGACGCGTGCCCGCGGAGGTGCGCGAACAGCGCGTCCTCCGCGCCGAGCACCTGGACCGTCCCCGAGGGCTGTTTCGCGAGGTCCTCGAGGCCGCCCGCGAGCGCGATCAGGCGTGCCGCGAGCACCGGGCCGGCGAGTGAAGCGAGATTCGGCGCGACGGTCGGCGCCTGTCGCTCGACGTACGCGCGCTCGGCGTCCCGTTCGTCCACGAGGTCGACGACGCGCTGGCACAGCGAGACGACGCGCTCCTCGGTCGCGTCCGACGCGTCGCGCGCAGCGACGTCACGCGCACCCTCGACACCGCTGGAGACGTCGTCGAAGACGCTCCCCGCCCACTCCGTCGCGCGCTCCGCGAGTTCGTTCGCGGCGTCCGCGAGGTCGTCCATCGCGCGCACCGCGTGCATCAACTGCTGGTCGTCGGCCCGCTCGCGCTCCCTGACGGCGGCCCGCGTCCCCGCGAGCGTCGCCTCGTGAAGCGCCTCGTAGTAGTCGTCCTCGTCCGCGGCGAACCCCGATTCGACCGCGAGTCGCGGCCACTCGTTCGGGCCAGGCGCGCTCCCGTCGCGAACCGACGCGGCGGCAGACTCCGTGTCCTCGCGGTCGACGCCCGCGAACCATCCCTGCTCGCTCATACCTGGGAATTTCGCCGCTCGCGTTTAAACCCACGTCTGCCGGACCAGCGGTTTCCGGAGCGTGCGCTGGATCGACTACCGGGGCTGCTCGCGGTCGGTCTCCTCCGGAACGATGTCACGGACGCGCCCCTTCGCGCCGGATTTCAACTTGACTGTCGCGCCGGTCGGCTCGGCATCTCCGAGTACTACGCCAACGTCGCCCTTGATCGGGTCTTTGTCGTGTCCCTGCTCGATTTCGACGGTCATCCCCCGTCGCAGTTCGTCCGGATTCGGATACGACGGCATGGGCGAACGGTTGGGCTCGCTCCGCAAAGGCGTGGTGGCCAGTTTTCGGCCGCAACGCGCAACGCCAGCGACAGCCGACGCCACCCGCCCGGTCGACCGGCGATACCGGACATCTCTCGGCGTCGAAAGAAATGGTTAAAATACGTCCGTCTGCAAACAGGGTGTATGAGCGAAGCCAAGCAGGCGCGAAAGTGCGTCTCCTGCGGCATCAACATCTCCGGCACGACCGCTGCAGCGTTCAAGTGCCCGGAATGCGGCACCCAGATCTACCGGTGCTCGAAGTGCCGCAAGCAGAGCAACCTCTACGAGTGTCCCGACTGCGGGTTCCGGGGGCCGTAACGATGGGGAAGGTCGCCGCCGTCCTCAAGGTCATGCCGGACAGCCCCGAAGCCGACCTTGACGAACTCCAGGAACGACTCTCCGAGTCGCTCCCCGAGGGCGCGAAGATCAACGGCACGGACACCGACGAAGTCGCATTCGGCCTCACCGCGCTGCTCGCCACCGTCATCGTCCCCGACGACGCCGGCGGCACGGAAGCCGTCGAGGACGCGTTCGGCAACGTCGAGGGCGTCGAATCCGTCTCCGTCGAAGAAGTCGGGCGTATATAACGACCTTTTACACTGTGGCGCGGCTTCGCCGCGCCTCGGTAAAAGCTCGGCCAAAAGCACTCCTCCTTCACTCCACGCTCTTCGAGCGTTCCGTTCAGTCGTCGGCCAGCGCGCAGAGCGCTGTGAATCGCGGGGCTCGGACTTTTCAAGTCACTCGCCCCGCGAATGCTGGCGATACGGGCTGTGTCGGTTACTCGCTGCTCTACTCCACAATCGGGACCACGTGTACGCTGAACCCCCAGCCCTCGCCGAGGTAGCCCTCGTCCTCGAAGCGGTAGGTACCAGACTGGAAGCAGTTCTCGCTGTCGTGGGTGGCGAGCACGCGGAAGTCGTGGATGCGAGTCTCGCCAGGGTCGAGCGTCTCGGATTTCATCACCATCGGGAGCGCAACGCCGTCCGTCGCGCGCCAGCAGTCGTCCTCGGGTTCGTCCGGAACGACACTCGTCCCGGGCGCAAGGAGGAGTTCACTCGTGTCGTCCTCGTGCGTTCCCCAGAGTTCGTCCCACGGGACGAGCGAGCCGAACTGGAACTCGCGGGCCTCGTCGGCGTCGTTCGTGAACGCGACGCGGAGCACTGCCGGGTGCTCCAGCGCGAACTGCTGTTCTACCGTCACGTCGATGGTGACGTCGGCCACTGGCGCGTCGTCGGTCTGAACGTCGTCGATGTGGTAGCTGAAGAACTCGTCTTCGGTCGTCGGCTCTGTCGTCTCCGGTGAGTCGGTGGGTTCGTCCGTGGTGGTCGGGTCGTCGGTCGTGTTGGCACTGTCGCCGAGAACGCTGGTACAGCCAGCAAACGCCGTCGTAGCGAGCGTGCCGAGGAGGGCGCGTCGTTTCACGATTCACTCGACGAACGCCGAAGATAAACCCTTTCTCGGGAGTCAAACGCTCGTTTTACTGGGGCGTCCCGCGGTCAGCAGCCCTCACAACACGGCGTCGAACGCCTGCTTCAGGTCGGCTTTCAGGTCGTCGACGTGTTCGATACCGACGCTCACGCGGATGAGCGAATCCGTGAGTCCCGCGGCCTCGCGTTCTTCCTCCGGGATGGCTGCGTGGGTCATCGCCGCCGGCTGCTCGATCAGGGATTCGACGCCGCCGAGGGACTCCGCGAGCGTGAACACCTCGGTCTCCGTCACGACGTCGCTGGCTTCCTCGAGGGTGGCGTCGAGTTCGAACGAGAGCATCCCGCCGAAGTCGTCCATCTGCTCGGCGGCGAGGTCGTGCTGGGGGTGGGATTCGAGCCCTGGGTAGTAGACGTGGTCGACACGGTCGTGGTCGTCCAGCCACGCGACGAGTTCGCTGGCGTTCTCGCAGTGGCGGTCCATGCGCACGCCGAGGCTCTTCGTGCCGCGGAGGACGAGGAAGCAATCGAAGGGGCCTGGCGTCGCGCCCACGGAGTTCTGGTAGAACCCGAGGCGCTCGTCGAGGTCAGCGTCGTCGGTGACGAGCGCGCCAGCGACGAGGTCCGAGTGGCCGCCGAGGTACTTCGTGAGGCTGTGGCAGACGAGGTCCGCGCCGAAGTCGAGTGGGCGCTGGAGGTACGGTGTGGCGAACGTGTTGTCGACCGCGCAGAGCGCGTCGTGCTCGTGGGCGATGTCCGCGAGCGCGCCGATGTCGTTGACGTTCAACAGCGGGTTGGTCGGCGTCTCCACCCAGACGAGTTCCGTCGAATCCCGCATTACACTCCGGACTGCGTCGTGGTCCGTCGTGTCCACGAAGTCGAACTCGAGGTCGTACTCCTCGTACACCTGCGTGAAGATGCGGTGCGTGCCGCCGTAGACGTCGTCGCCCGCGACCACGTGGTCGCCCGATTCGAGGAGATTCAACACGGTGTTGATGGCGCCCATTCCCGATGAGAAACACCGCCCGAACTCGCCGCCCTCGAGGCTCGCAAGATTCTCCTCGAGGTCGGTCCGCGTCGGGTTCCCGGTACGGCTGTACTCGTAGCCGCGGTGGTCGCCGGGGCCGTCCTGGACGTACGTGGAGTTCGCGTGGATGGGCGTCATCAGCGCGCCCGTCTCCTCGTCGGGTTCCTGGCCGGCGTGGATGGCGCGCGTCTCGAAGCGCTCGTCGTCCTCGCTCATGGTCGGAGATTGGCGGCCCGCGAGTTAGGTCTGTTCGTTCCCTCTCACCGGCAGGCGCGTGTCCACTGGAGTGCTCGGTTCGTAACGTGCGTTTTATAACTGGGACGGCAGTAAAGATGGCATACGACTATGCCGAGTTCCAACGGACCCCTCAACAGCACTCGAGAGAAACTCTCGAACAAACCGCGAGAGCGCGGGACCTCCCCGCCCCAGCGGTCGGTCGCAGAGTTCGACGACGGACAGAAAGTCCACCTGAAGATCGACCCAAGCATCCGCGAGGGTCGCTTCCACGCTCGATTCAGCGGCCACACCGGCACCGTGGTCGGCAAACAGGGCACCTCCTACAAGGTCAAGATCTCGGACGGCGGCAAGGAGAAGGTCCTACTCGCTAACCCCGCCCACCTCCGCGCGCAGGAGGAATAATGACTATCTTCAAGGAGACGCTCGACGAGGAGTTCCTCACCGTCTCGGAGGCGAAGGAACTGC encodes:
- a CDS encoding fibrillarin-like rRNA/tRNA 2'-O-methyltransferase, which encodes MSLPDGVERRDFEGDGDEADAQSLATRGDPVYGEPVVEGWRRWNPDRSKLGATLELGVDTGLAGGDSVLYLGAANGTTVSHVADFAGPTYAVEFAPRSTRDLLDVAEDRQNLFPLLKDARKPETYAHVVESGLDAIVQDVATRGQADVALANRQFLADDGRLVAAIKARSEDVTRDPEAVFADALDTLREGYEVLATERLEPFHDDHLAVVATPL
- a CDS encoding NOP5/NOP56 family protein, with amino-acid sequence MSEQGWFAGVDREDTESAAASVRDGSAPGPNEWPRLAVESGFAADEDDYYEALHEATLAGTRAAVRERERADDQQLMHAVRAMDDLADAANELAERATEWAGSVFDDVSSGVEGARDVAARDASDATEERVVSLCQRVVDLVDERDAERAYVERQAPTVAPNLASLAGPVLAARLIALAGGLEDLAKQPSGTVQVLGAEDALFAHLRGHASSPKHGVIYTHEYVHGTHPDQRGSAARALAGKLSIAARIDHYSGDLRPELGEELDERIATIQERENE
- a CDS encoding 50S ribosomal protein L21e — translated: MPSSNGPLNSTREKLSNKPRERGTSPPQRSVAEFDDGQKVHLKIDPSIREGRFHARFSGHTGTVVGKQGTSYKVKISDGGKEKVLLANPAHLRAQEE
- a CDS encoding phosphopantetheine adenylyltransferase, giving the protein MDVALGGTFDPVHDGHRKLFERAFELGDVTVGLTSDELAPATRHVDRVVRSFDERKRDLEAELAAFASEYDREFDVRRLDEPTGIATEPKFDALVVSPETRETGEHINDLRAERGLDSLDIVVVEHVRAGDGDIISSTRIVQGEIDEHGNLTPDRDGR
- a CDS encoding glutamate--cysteine ligase; translation: MDAGSSDRFTELGTLGVEEEFFVVDGEGVPTAGTDELVYESPPSGVLSGRLDHELFKFVVETQTPKLSGPGEVSAAVREVRDALVEHAESQGYRIAGAGLHPAARWREQEHAEKPRYRSQLDRIQYPQHRNTTAGLHVHVGVDDADKAVWVANELRWYVPVMLALSANSPFWDGHDTGLASARAKIFEGLPNTGMPTAFDSFEAFESFERLLVENGSIADRGELWFDVRPHTEHGTVELRAPDGQADPAVVEAFVEYTHALVVDLAERYEDGGSGNGLRREVLDGNKWQAIRYGHDASFVDRNGEGSVSLGDVVERECDRLGVSGIREVYDAESGATRQRRLREEEGARALYESLVL
- a CDS encoding HVO_2753 family zinc finger protein gives rise to the protein MSEAKQARKCVSCGINISGTTAAAFKCPECGTQIYRCSKCRKQSNLYECPDCGFRGP
- a CDS encoding cystathionine gamma-synthase; amino-acid sequence: MSEDDERFETRAIHAGQEPDEETGALMTPIHANSTYVQDGPGDHRGYEYSRTGNPTRTDLEENLASLEGGEFGRCFSSGMGAINTVLNLLESGDHVVAGDDVYGGTHRIFTQVYEEYDLEFDFVDTTDHDAVRSVMRDSTELVWVETPTNPLLNVNDIGALADIAHEHDALCAVDNTFATPYLQRPLDFGADLVCHSLTKYLGGHSDLVAGALVTDDADLDERLGFYQNSVGATPGPFDCFLVLRGTKSLGVRMDRHCENASELVAWLDDHDRVDHVYYPGLESHPQHDLAAEQMDDFGGMLSFELDATLEEASDVVTETEVFTLAESLGGVESLIEQPAAMTHAAIPEEEREAAGLTDSLIRVSVGIEHVDDLKADLKQAFDAVL
- a CDS encoding transcription initiation factor IIB family protein; translated protein: MYRAGDEVDQRAWLDELEGIADSLELNAEARSTAKDLFLSAVPEEDRSKAAAVAASVYAGALIAGDQHSQTAVADAAGVSRLSIQTRWKELLEEAGFRAPSW
- a CDS encoding elongation factor 1-beta; the protein is MGKVAAVLKVMPDSPEADLDELQERLSESLPEGAKINGTDTDEVAFGLTALLATVIVPDDAGGTEAVEDAFGNVEGVESVSVEEVGRI